The following DNA comes from Paraburkholderia phytofirmans PsJN.
GGTTCCCAGCCAGGCAGCAAGCTCAGCCAGGAGACGACGATGCTCAGTCCACACGAATTTGCGACCCTCATGTTGCTCAGGGATGCACCGGATCTGCTGAGTCTGGACGGGGCCGATCTGGAAGCGCTTCTGGAGCGCCAACTCGTGACGCTGGAAGACCTCGCTTCCGGGCAGCAACGCCCGCTCATTACCGCTGACGGACAAATATTTCTGAAGGTCGCCGCTCGTCTCCTGAACGACGAATGACACGTATCGCTTGATCAGTTGCACAGTCGAGGAGTGTTGCATGGCCGAATCGGCGGCGGGAATCGTCGTGGGTCTATGCGGGTTGAGCGTCGCCATGCTGCTGGTCGCCGGACATTATTGGCGCGAGATGAGCAGGCGGCGGCAGCTCAAGCGGATGGACCATCGCGACTGCTGGGAAGTGATGCGCCACCGGCGCTGAAGCGCACTGGCCGATGCGGTGCTTGTGGTGCACGCGCTGCTCGCGTTGTTCATCGTGTGCGGGTTCGTCGCGATCTGGCTACTTGAAAAAAGTATAAGTGGCGATGTAAGGCGAGCTGCCCATCGCATGTTCGACGGTGCATGGCGCGGTCGGCGCAACGCCGCCTGCGGTCATCGTGCGTTGCACGTAACGCACGTCGCTCAACATGCCCTTCGCGCCCGTGGAATGCGTTTCCAGCAACAGCTGTGGCACGCCGTTCGGCGCTTCGCTCGGCATCTGCGCGAAAACATGGCCGACGATCCGGCTGCCGTCGCGGGCTTCCCACGAGGGTCCCGCCGAATGCTCGATCACCGCGTTCCCGGCCGTATCGAACAAGGTTGCGCGCGGACTGCGGAACACCCAGCCGAGCGCGTGATTCGCATCGTATTCACACGAGTAAATCTGCACGCCGGACGCGGTGGTGCCGAGGAGCGCGCGTCCATCGGGCGGGTCGATCGGCGCGGCGCCGGCCGACGTGGCGGCCACGGCCGACAGCCATACGGCGCTGAGCGAATGACGAGTTCTGCGTGACAAGCGAATCATGGCGATGTTCCTTCTGACTTCAAACGGTGAAACGTGTAACTGGCCAACGCTTCACTAATGCGATCTATTCCACGCTGCTGTGAAATCTCTTCGCGCGGCCATCGGCGAAATGCGCTCGGCAACCGCGTTCGACGCGAGTATCGCAGTAAGAAACGGAAGGCGGCCGACTGCCTGCGCCCATATCGGAGCATGCGCTTTACCGGCACGACCGTGTTACGGTTCAAAGACGGGATGATCGTCGAAGAAATCGGCCTCGACGACGGCGTCACCGCCCTGCAGCAACTCGGCCTCATCAAGCCAGCGTGATCGACGACGCGGTGCTTCTGGTGTCGTTCAACATCGCCATATGCGCCTGACGATACAACGGGCCGGTAGACGCCGGCCCGTTGTGTTTGAAGTTAGGCAAAGGGTCTGCCAGCAGAAACGCACACACGCGCGCCGCTCACACCTCGCCGACCACCGCGGCATTGAGCGCCAGCGAGAGCGCACCAATCAGAACAAGACTCAACGCCCACACCGCATCCAGATTGAACCAGCTGCGCGACACGAACTTCAACCCCAGGTAGCGATAGACCAGCCAGGCCAGAAGCCCACCGGCAATCATCATCGCGCCGGCATGCACACCCGAAACGAGCAGCGCCATGCCGAGATTGGCTTCGATCAGGGTTTGCGCCGCCCGATGCCCTCGATCCATGTCATAAGCGCTGCACAGCCCGAGATAGATCGGCACGAGCATCAGGCCGGCGCCATGCGCGATGGCAACGGCGAACGACCAGAGCGTGAGCCGCGACGGCGGAATTCGCACAAGGACACGTGGATGGCGACGCCGGATCAGCAGAAACACGCCGAAGCCGATCACCAGCACACTGGCACCGACCTGTATCGCGCGCTGCCAGGCGAGCAGGATGGTTAGCATGGCGAACGGTAACATCACCAGTAACACGGCCATCACGTGCCCGAGCGCGAGATAGACGAGCGCGCCGAACAGCGCCCGCGTGTGCCGCTCCATCAGAGCGCTCGACACGGCGAGCGGCCACCCCATCGCCGGGTTGATCCCGTGATAGAGACCGCTTGCGAGAATGGCCAGCCACAGGCCGGTCTGCGACCAGCCTCCCCCAATCAAACGCCCACCGACGGGTAACAGAACGAATCGGTCGAGCAGTCTCCGCCTTCGAGCCTGATCTGATGAGCGCGGTATCCGTCCGGAAACGTGACCCAATAGTCATCGGCCAGCGTGAGGCCGCCGCCAGGTTCGGCCCGCGCCATGACCTGCGCCGCCGGCACGCCGTCCGGATAGAACTGGTTGTCCCACGTCGAATAGAGCGAGTTGGTCCAGTAGACGCGCTTGCCGTCGCGGCTGATCTCCACCATCTGCGGGCCGCCCGCGAAGATCTTGCCGTTCGTATGAGGCGTGCGCCTCGCGATCCCGCCGATATGCACCGAGCCCGTGAGCTTCGGCTTGCGAGGTTCCGTCACGTCGTACTGGCGCATCTCGCCGGTGCCCCAGCAGGCGACATAGAGGAATTTGTCGTCGATGGAGAGATCGATGTCCGTGACGAGCGGCGGCACCGCGCCGAAGCCCTGCAGCAACGGCGGCAACTGGTCGGTAGGCGCGGGCTCGGCTGGAATGGTCGCGGTCTTCTCGATGTGAAACTCGCCCCCTTCGCGCCACCAGGTCCAGATCGAGCCTTCCAGATTCGTCGTATCGACCACCACGCCGATAAATCCGTACTCGCGGCTCGGATCGTGCGCGGGCCGCACTTCGAGCGCCATCTGATGGTTCGCGCCGAGGTCGAGCGTCTGCACATTGCGCCGGCCGCGCAGATCCCAGAAGTGGATGCGGTGCCCGTATTTGTTCGACAGCAGATCCTCGGGGACGATGCCGTTCTCGAATTGCGGCGGCAACGCCCATTCGCTCGACACCATATAGTCGCGCGGCAGATTCCACCAGAAATCGTAGTGCTTCTCCTGCAAGCCGCGATCGATTTCCCAACGGCCGAGCACCTCAAACGTTTCGCAATCCATGATAAAAATTCCCGGCGGCCCGTCGGTGCCATCTTCTCCTGCGCCGCCGAGCGTGCTGACGTAAATCCCTTCCGGCCCGCAGTGAATGGTATGCGGTCGCGAGTAACCAGTTTTGCGGAAAATTTCCTCGGGCTCGATGATCTTGTGAATCTTCGCCTGCGTCGGATGCGGATGGGTGTCCACGATGTAGATGCGCGAAGACCGCATGCCCGGAATGATCAGATAGCGCCGCTGGAGGAACGCGTGGCCGGTCAACGGTGAAAGCGACGACGAGCAGGCATTCCAGCCGAAGTGATGGAACTCGTCCCCCTTGTACGGTACCGGCACGGTGTGAACCACCTGGCTGTATGTGGGCGAGCCGGGCTTCACGTCGATCACCGCGAGCGCGTCGGGTTGCGAGAAGTCGGGGCTGAGAAGCACCGTGTACGCGTACTCTTCCGCGGGCGCCTCCATCGCGAGTTTCGGTGACGCATGGAACGTGGGATCTGGGCGCATACCCATGGCGAGCTCTCCTTTTCTAACCGGTTCGGGACCAGGGCGTTCGCGTATTCACCGTCACGGACGGGCCGCTCGCCTTATTACGGAACATCGTGTGTCAGTGAGATGCACGGCCCGTTGGCGGCGGACCGTAGCGCAGCTTTAGATTTGTAGTCCACGGCGGCAGCGAGAGCAACCGGGAGTTGTCGCCAAGTTTTGGTGCGGCGCAGCGTTAGGTGTATGCATGCGCCCTGCCGCACTATCGTACTCGTCAATGCGATGCGATGCGATGCGAACAGTGGACATGATTCGGACTTCGCATGAATGGCTGAAGCGTTGCATGTTAGCCATCCGCTACACGCCGGCAAAACGACGAATTCAACTATGCAAATCGGGATTTCCGCGCTTGCTTCGCAGCGCGCCATGCAACGGCGCTAGGGGCAGCACGGTTCGCACTTCTGCAGATTTTCTTATCTGCAATGATTGGTTGGATTCGAGCGCACGCGAATCTAACGTGTAGTTCCTGCGGCAGGCGAACCTGCGGCAGGCGAACCTGCGGCCGGCGCGCCGGTTATCCGCCGGCCTGAGCTTCTATCCCCGCTCCCATCCCTCGATTGGTATTTGCGCATGCGCTATTTCCATCTGCTGAAGTCTTTCGTCGCCGTGGCGACCCTCTCGCTTGCCGCGGCTTACGCCTATGCCGACAAACCCGCGGTGATCCGTATCGGCGTCGCGCAACAAGGCACGGGAGATCCGCCCACCTTCGGCGGCTCGCCGGCGGCCACCGTGCAACTGCAGCAGTCGCTGGAAAAGGAATTCGCCGCCGACGGCATCAAGGTCGAGTGGCTGTTCTTCAAGGGTGCCGGCCCGGCAGTCAACGAGGCAATCGCCGACAAGTCGCTCGACTTTGCATTCCAGGGCGATCTGCCTGCCGTGCTCGCTCGCGCCAACGGCCTGAAAACGCACCTGTTACTCGCCTCGGGCGTGCGCACCGGCATCAAGGTGGCGGTACCCACCGATTCGGATGTGCATTCCATCAAGGACCTGAAAGGCCGGCGCGTGTCGATCTTTCGCGGCACCAATCTGCAACTCGTCGCCGACAACGCGCTCGCCGCCAATCAGCTGAACGAACGCGATCTGCGCGTGATCAATCTGGATACCGCCAGCTCACTCGCGGCGCTGGCCTCCAAGGGCATCGACGCGTCGGTCAACGATTACCACGTGTACAAGCTGCGCGATCAAGGCCTCGCGAAGGTGGTCTACGAATCGCAGAACGACGGTCCGCAATTCACGCGGCAGTCGCATCTGCTCGTGATCGACGACTTCGATCGTGCGCATCCGGATATCGTGCAGCGCGTCGTCAACGTGTTCGTGCAAGGCGCGCAGTGGTCCTCCGACGAAGCGAACCGCGATGCGCTCTTCAAACTGTGGGCCAAAAGCGGCGTGCCCTATTCGTCGTGGCAGGCCGAGTTCGCCAATCAGAAGCTGAAGGACCGTAACTCGCCGTTGATCGATCCGTTCATCGTGGGGCGTTACAAAGCCGTCGCGGCGGATGCGCTGAACCTGAAGCTGATTCGCCAGCCGGTCGAGGTCGATGGCTGGTTCGAAACGAAATATCTCGACAACGCGCTGCGCACGCAAAAGCTCGACCACTACTGGACGCGTTACGACGCCGCCGGCAAACCGCTCAGCTAACCCACCGGAGCGATCACGATGAGCGAAACCGCAATCCACGTCGAACGCGAACGGCTCGCGTCTGCCAGTACGCCGCAAACGCCACACGTTCCGCTGTTTCGCGAGCCGCGCCTGCGCGCGCTCGCGTGGCGGCTCGCTCCGTGGGTGCTGCCCGCGCTGCTGTTCGCACTGTGGGCCGTAGGTTGCGAACGCGGCTGGATCGCCCCGCAGATTCTGCCGCCGCCCGAGCGCGTGTTCGAGACGCTGATCGAATTGGCGAGGAGCGGCGACCTCGCGCGCAATACGCTGGTCAGCCTGCAGCGCGTGCTGCTCGGTTTCGGTGCCGGCACGCTGCTCGGCTTCGCACTCGGCGCGGCGCTGGGATTGTCGCGCACGCTCGAAGCTTATGTGCTGCCGAGCTTCAATGCGTTGGTGCAGATTCCGGTGCTCGGCTGGCTGCCGTTTTTGCTGTTGCTCGTGGGCGTGGGCGAACCGCTCAAATACATTCTGATCGCGCATGCGGCGTTGGTGCCGGTCACCTTGAGCACGTTGCAGGGATTTCGCCAGACACCTGCCGCGTTGAATGAAGTCGCGCGCGTGTTCGAGTACAGCGGCTGGCAACGGATCGTCTATCTCGTGCTGCCTGCGGCTGTGCCGACGCTCGCCACGGGCGTGCGGCTCGCGTTCACCAAAGCCTGGCTCGCGCTGGTGGTCGTCGAACTGGTGGCGTCCTCCGAAGGACTCGGCTATCTGATCGTCTACGGCCGGCAACTCTTTCAACTCGATCTGGTGATGGCGTCGGTGGTTGTGGTCGGCGCGATCGGTTACGCGGTGAATCGCGCGCTCGATGCGCTCGAAGCGCGTCTGCGGCGCGGACAGCCTTCGGCATTTCGCGAGTGATCGAACGAACGACGTACATATGACGCCACACGCGAGGACACTACGATGAAGCTCTTCAAGCGTTCCAGTCAGCCCGAAAAGTCCGCTGGCGCAGCCTGCGATTGCAGCGCGCCTGCTTCCTTCCGGCGCGCGGCCCAGCCGCGCCGCCCGTTACTGACACGCGTCGATTGGCGCGGCGCCGTCCTGCCCGTTGTCGCGATCGTGATCTGGTGGGCCGTCTCGGCAGCGCACGTGGGCAAAAGCGGATTGCTCGTCAGCCCGGCGCAGGTTCTCGCCACCGCGTGGCAGCAGATCGAGAGCGGCGCGCTGTTGAAAGCGCTCTCGGCGTCGCTCGCGCGCGAGGCGAGCGGCTTCGTGATCGGTACGCTGGGCGGCCTGCTGCTCGGCAGCGTGCTCGGTTTCTCGCGGCTCGCCACACGCATGATCGGGCCGAGCTTCGACACCTTCAAACAGATCTCGCTGTTTGCGTGGATCCCGTTGATTTCCGTGTGGTTCGGTCTGGGCGACGTGGCAAAAGTCGTGTTCCTCTCGCTCGCCGCGCTTCTGCCCGTCACCGCGCACACTTGCGACGGCATCCACGCGGTGCCGCGCGCGTATATCGAAGTCTCGCGCGCCTTCCGTTACTCGCGATGGCAGCTCATCCGCGCCGTGATTCTGCCGGCCGCGCTGCCGTCGATTTTCACCGGCATCTATCTCGCCTTGATCTATTCGTGGCTCGCCACGCTCGGCGCCGAATATCTGCTGGTGGCCGGCAGCGGCATCGGCAACACGCTGATCGACGGCAGCGAGCAGTTCCGCATGGATCTGGTGCTGTTCGGCGTGATCGTGATCGGCGTGACCGGCTGGGCGTTGAACGCGCTGGCGCGCGCCGTGGAGCGGGCAATCTTTGCGCGCCGGTTCCAGCCGGCCACGCGCTGAACCTGTAGATGACCATTCACTTTCCGGACCGCTCATGACTTCTTCCACGCTCTCCGACAACATCGACATTCTTCACGTCAGCAAGCACTACGCGCAGCAAGGCGGCACGCCGCTCGCGGTGCTCGACGACATCAGCCTGCGCATGCGCGCCGGCGAGTTCGTCAGCGTGCTCGGTTCGAGCGGTTGCGGCAAATCCACACTGCTGCGATTGATCGCGGGGCTCGACACCGACTATAGCGGCGAGATCGTCGTCGCGGGCGACCAGGTGCGCGATACGTCGCTCGAACGCGGCATCGTGTTCCAGGATCACCGGCTGTTTCCGTGGCTTACGGCGTCGCAAAACATTCTCGCCGCGCTGCGTAACGCGCCGCTTTCCGCACGCGAGAAGCGCGAAGCCGTCGCCGAACATATCGGCCTGGTCGGACTCAAGGGCTTTGAAAATTCATACCCCCATCAATTGTCCGGCGGCATGGCGCAGCGCGTGGCGATTGCGCGCGGTCTCGTGAATCGTCCGCGCGTGCTGCTGCTCGACGAGCCGTTCGGCGCGCTCGACGCGCTCACGCGCGGCCGCTTGCAGAACGAGTTGCAGCGCATCTGGGAACACGAACGCATCACGATGATCCTCGTCACGCACGACGTGGACGAAGCGCTTTACCTCGGCGACCGCGTCGTCACGATGGCGCCGCGGCCGGGCCGCATCAAGCGGATCGTTGACGTCGCGTTGCCGCGTCCGCGCGAGCGCAACGATCCACGCTTCATCCGCTTGCGCGACGAAGTGCTGGCCGACTTCGTCGGCCACGACGGCGCGCGACGCGAACCTCGCGTGGACCGCGATGGCCGCGGTGACGATGAACCGCACGATGGCACGCGCATTCCAGTAGTGAGTCCGCCGGTGAGTCCACCGATCACGGAATGGCGGCTCGCATGGTGAAGCACGCGCTCTCCCCCACACACAACGAATCTTCATGGAGCAGACGATGAGCAGCGAAAAACGGCCGAAGCGGCAGATCAGACTGGGCGCGTTCCTGATGGAGACAGGCCATCACATCGCCGCTTGGCGCCATCCCGATGCACATGCGAGCGGTGGGCTCGACTTCGCGCACTACGCGGAACTCGCGCAGATCGCCGAGCGCGCCAAATTCGACGCGATTTTTTTCGCCGACAGCGTGAGCGTACGCGACACCAATCTGCCTTCGCTATCCCGCACCGCGCGCGCCGATCATTTCGAACCGTTGACCTTGCTGTCGGCACTCTCGGTCGTGACGAAACACGTCGGCCTGATCGCGACGGTCTCCACGACATTCAACGAACCGTATAACCTCGCGCGCAAATTCGCCTCGCTCGATCATCTGAGCGGCGGCCGCTCGGGCTGGAATCTCGTCACGTCCAGCACGGAATCCGAGGCGCTCAATTTCAGTTTCGAGCGCCATCCGGACCATGCGGTCCGCTACGAGCGCGCGCGCGAGTTCTACGACGTGGTGGCGGGTCTGTGGGATAGCTGGGAAGACGATGCGTTTCTCCGCGACAAGGAGAGCGGCGTCTACTTCGACCCGGACAAGCTGCACGTGCTCGGCCACGCGGGCAAGCACTTCAAGGTGCGCGGACCGCTGAACGTCGCGCGTTCGCCGCAGGGCTGGCCGGTCGTCGTGCAAGCCGGTGCGTCCGAGGCCGGGCGCGAACTCGCCGCGCAAACCGCGGAGGTGATCTTCGTCGCGCATCAAACGCTCGAGGAAGCGCAGTCGTTCTATCGCGACGTCAAAGGGCGTCTCGCGAAATATGGGCGCGCGCCGGATCATCTGAAGATCATGCCGGGCATTTTCCCGATTGTCGGCCGCACGCAGGAAGAAGCCGAGGAGAAATTCGCCGCGCTGCAGGACCTAATTCATCCGACCGTCGGTCTCTCGCTGCTGTCGAATATGTCGGGCGGCGTGGATCTCTCGCAGTATCCCGTCGACGGGCCGTTGCCCGAACTGCCGGAAACGAACGGCGGCAAGAGCCGTCAACGGCTGCTGTTCGATCTCGCGCGGCGCGAGAACCTGACGATTCGCGACCTGTATCTGCGCATCGCGGGCGCGCGTGGGCATCAGCAGGTGGTCGGCACGCCCAGCAGCATTGCGGACCAGTTGCAGCAATGGTTCGAAGAAGAAGGCGCCGATGGGTTCAACATCATGTCGCCATGGTTGCCGGGCGGCTTGACGGAATTCGCCGACCTGGTGGTGCCGGAGTTGCAACGGCGCGGACTGTTCCGCACGGAATACGAGGGAAACACGCTGCGTGAAAACCTTGGGCTGCCGCGCCCTGTGAATCGTTATGCGTCGGCGACGCCGCAGGTAGCCGCGATAGCAGGCTGATCTGGCAACGGCAGGCACGCTGCCGGACACCTTCTCTTCACAAAGACATCAAGACATCAGGAGCCTTTCATGAGTGCAGCCGCAGTGCAGGACATACAGTCGATTCAGGTCACGCCGCTTTCCGCGCATATCGGCGCGGAAATCCACGGTGTCGATCTCACGCAGAAGCTCGACGCGCGCCAGATCGCGGAGATTCGCGCCGCGCTGCTGAAGTGGCGCGTCGTTTTCTTTCGCGAGCAGTTCCTCACGCACGAGCAGCACGTGGCGTTCTCGGCGCAGTTCGGCGAACTGACCTTGGGGCATCCGGTGTTTGGTCACGTGGACGGTTATCCAGAGGTCTACTCGATTTCGAAGTACCGCAAAGCGACGCGTTTCGAGGGACAAACGCTGCAACGTCCGTGGACCGGCTGGCACACGGACGTAACGGCCGCGCTCAATCCGCCGTGGGCGTCGATCCTGCGCGGCGTGACGATTCCGCCTTACGGCGGCGACACGCAGTGGACCAACCTGGTGGCGGCCTATCAGAAGCTTTCCGCACCGCTGCGTGGGTTCGTCGACGGTCTGCGCGGGCTGCACCGTTTCACGCCGCCGGCCGGCGCGAGCGGCACCGAAGCGTTCAACAAAGCCGTCGAGCAACGCACGCTCGTCACCGAACATCCGCTGGTTAGAGTTCATCCGGAAACGGGCGAGCGGGCGCTCTATGTGAGCCCGAGTTTCCTGAAGTCGATCGTCGGCGTGAGCCCGCGCGAAAGCCAGGTG
Coding sequences within:
- a CDS encoding DUF3455 domain-containing protein, giving the protein MIRLSRRTRHSLSAVWLSAVAATSAGAAPIDPPDGRALLGTTASGVQIYSCEYDANHALGWVFRSPRATLFDTAGNAVIEHSAGPSWEARDGSRIVGHVFAQMPSEAPNGVPQLLLETHSTGAKGMLSDVRYVQRTMTAGGVAPTAPCTVEHAMGSSPYIATYTFFK
- a CDS encoding selenium-binding protein SBP56-related protein gives rise to the protein MGMRPDPTFHASPKLAMEAPAEEYAYTVLLSPDFSQPDALAVIDVKPGSPTYSQVVHTVPVPYKGDEFHHFGWNACSSSLSPLTGHAFLQRRYLIIPGMRSSRIYIVDTHPHPTQAKIHKIIEPEEIFRKTGYSRPHTIHCGPEGIYVSTLGGAGEDGTDGPPGIFIMDCETFEVLGRWEIDRGLQEKHYDFWWNLPRDYMVSSEWALPPQFENGIVPEDLLSNKYGHRIHFWDLRGRRNVQTLDLGANHQMALEVRPAHDPSREYGFIGVVVDTTNLEGSIWTWWREGGEFHIEKTATIPAEPAPTDQLPPLLQGFGAVPPLVTDIDLSIDDKFLYVACWGTGEMRQYDVTEPRKPKLTGSVHIGGIARRTPHTNGKIFAGGPQMVEISRDGKRVYWTNSLYSTWDNQFYPDGVPAAQVMARAEPGGGLTLADDYWVTFPDGYRAHQIRLEGGDCSTDSFCYPSVGV
- a CDS encoding ABC transporter substrate-binding protein yields the protein MRYFHLLKSFVAVATLSLAAAYAYADKPAVIRIGVAQQGTGDPPTFGGSPAATVQLQQSLEKEFAADGIKVEWLFFKGAGPAVNEAIADKSLDFAFQGDLPAVLARANGLKTHLLLASGVRTGIKVAVPTDSDVHSIKDLKGRRVSIFRGTNLQLVADNALAANQLNERDLRVINLDTASSLAALASKGIDASVNDYHVYKLRDQGLAKVVYESQNDGPQFTRQSHLLVIDDFDRAHPDIVQRVVNVFVQGAQWSSDEANRDALFKLWAKSGVPYSSWQAEFANQKLKDRNSPLIDPFIVGRYKAVAADALNLKLIRQPVEVDGWFETKYLDNALRTQKLDHYWTRYDAAGKPLS
- a CDS encoding ABC transporter permease codes for the protein MSETAIHVERERLASASTPQTPHVPLFREPRLRALAWRLAPWVLPALLFALWAVGCERGWIAPQILPPPERVFETLIELARSGDLARNTLVSLQRVLLGFGAGTLLGFALGAALGLSRTLEAYVLPSFNALVQIPVLGWLPFLLLLVGVGEPLKYILIAHAALVPVTLSTLQGFRQTPAALNEVARVFEYSGWQRIVYLVLPAAVPTLATGVRLAFTKAWLALVVVELVASSEGLGYLIVYGRQLFQLDLVMASVVVVGAIGYAVNRALDALEARLRRGQPSAFRE
- a CDS encoding ABC transporter permease; this translates as MKLFKRSSQPEKSAGAACDCSAPASFRRAAQPRRPLLTRVDWRGAVLPVVAIVIWWAVSAAHVGKSGLLVSPAQVLATAWQQIESGALLKALSASLAREASGFVIGTLGGLLLGSVLGFSRLATRMIGPSFDTFKQISLFAWIPLISVWFGLGDVAKVVFLSLAALLPVTAHTCDGIHAVPRAYIEVSRAFRYSRWQLIRAVILPAALPSIFTGIYLALIYSWLATLGAEYLLVAGSGIGNTLIDGSEQFRMDLVLFGVIVIGVTGWALNALARAVERAIFARRFQPATR
- a CDS encoding ABC transporter ATP-binding protein, with translation MTSSTLSDNIDILHVSKHYAQQGGTPLAVLDDISLRMRAGEFVSVLGSSGCGKSTLLRLIAGLDTDYSGEIVVAGDQVRDTSLERGIVFQDHRLFPWLTASQNILAALRNAPLSAREKREAVAEHIGLVGLKGFENSYPHQLSGGMAQRVAIARGLVNRPRVLLLDEPFGALDALTRGRLQNELQRIWEHERITMILVTHDVDEALYLGDRVVTMAPRPGRIKRIVDVALPRPRERNDPRFIRLRDEVLADFVGHDGARREPRVDRDGRGDDEPHDGTRIPVVSPPVSPPITEWRLAW
- a CDS encoding LLM class flavin-dependent oxidoreductase is translated as MSSEKRPKRQIRLGAFLMETGHHIAAWRHPDAHASGGLDFAHYAELAQIAERAKFDAIFFADSVSVRDTNLPSLSRTARADHFEPLTLLSALSVVTKHVGLIATVSTTFNEPYNLARKFASLDHLSGGRSGWNLVTSSTESEALNFSFERHPDHAVRYERAREFYDVVAGLWDSWEDDAFLRDKESGVYFDPDKLHVLGHAGKHFKVRGPLNVARSPQGWPVVVQAGASEAGRELAAQTAEVIFVAHQTLEEAQSFYRDVKGRLAKYGRAPDHLKIMPGIFPIVGRTQEEAEEKFAALQDLIHPTVGLSLLSNMSGGVDLSQYPVDGPLPELPETNGGKSRQRLLFDLARRENLTIRDLYLRIAGARGHQQVVGTPSSIADQLQQWFEEEGADGFNIMSPWLPGGLTEFADLVVPELQRRGLFRTEYEGNTLRENLGLPRPVNRYASATPQVAAIAG
- a CDS encoding TauD/TfdA dioxygenase family protein — its product is MSAAAVQDIQSIQVTPLSAHIGAEIHGVDLTQKLDARQIAEIRAALLKWRVVFFREQFLTHEQHVAFSAQFGELTLGHPVFGHVDGYPEVYSISKYRKATRFEGQTLQRPWTGWHTDVTAALNPPWASILRGVTIPPYGGDTQWTNLVAAYQKLSAPLRGFVDGLRGLHRFTPPAGASGTEAFNKAVEQRTLVTEHPLVRVHPETGERALYVSPSFLKSIVGVSPRESQVLLELLWEHVTRPEFTVRFKWEAGSVAFWDNRATAHLAPTDIFDLEFDRQLYRTTLVGDVPVGPDGTQSVALEGSPVSAAAAVALN